A genomic segment from Xyrauchen texanus isolate HMW12.3.18 chromosome 21, RBS_HiC_50CHRs, whole genome shotgun sequence encodes:
- the rabl2 gene encoding RAB, member of RAS oncogene family-like 2, translating into MDAGGISDLDLEKYDADEQVKIICLGDSAVGKSKLMERFLMDGYRPQQLSTYALTLYKYTTTINGKTILVDFWDTAGQERFRSMHPSYYHKAHACVMVFDVQRKITYKNLPNWYKELREYRPEIPCLVVANKIDADLKVTQKSFNFAKKQGLPFYFVSAADGTNVVKVFKDAIQMALSYKMNSNDFMDEVMRELENFDLENKEESSDKDEETQEGKNNSA; encoded by the exons ATGGACGCAGGAGGCATTTCTGATCTGGATCTGGAGAAATATGACGCTGACGAGCAGGTTAAAATCATCTGTCTTGGAGACAGCGCTGTGGGGAAATCCAA GCTGATGGAGAGATTCCTTATGGATGGATA CCGGCCTCAGCAGCTGTCCACCTATGCTCTGACTCTGTACAAATACACCACCACAATCAACGGGAAAACTATCCTGGTTG ATTTCTGGGATACTGCAGGACAGGAACGCTTTCGAAGCATGCATCCCTCATACTACCATAAAGCTCATGCCTGTGTTATG GTGTTTGATGTACAGAGAAAAATCACTTATAAGAACCTCCCAAATTGGTACAAAGAACTGCGAGAGTACAGACCAGAGATCCCATGTCTGGTGGTCGCCAACAAGATAGATG CTGACTTGAAGGTTACCCAAAAGAGTTTCAATTTTGCTAAGAAACAAGGCCTGCCCTTCTACTTTGTATCTGCTGCTGATGGGACCAATGTGGTGAAG GTTTTTAAAGATGCCATTCAGATGGCTCTGTCCTACAAGATGAATTCCAACGACTTTATGGATGAAGTTATGCGAGAGCTGGAG AACTTCGATttagaaaacaaagaagaatcATCAGATAAAGACGAAGAGACACAAGAAGGAAAAAACAACTCGGCATGA